The Vanessa cardui chromosome 9, ilVanCard2.1, whole genome shotgun sequence genome has a window encoding:
- the LOC124532594 gene encoding tubulin alpha-1A chain gives MRECISVHIGQAGVQIGNACWELYCLEHGIQPDGQMPSDKTLGGGDDSFNTFFSETGAGKHVPRAVFVDLEPTVVDEVRTGTYRQLFHPEQLITGKEDAANNYARGHYTIGKEIVDVVLDRLRKLADQCTGLQGFLVFHSFGGGTGSGFTSLLMERLSVDYGKKSKLEFSIYPAPQVSTAVVEPYNSILTTHTTLEHSDCAFMVDNEAIYDICRRNLDIERPTYTNLNRLIGQIVSSITASLRFDGALNVDLTEFQTNLVPYPRIHFPLATYAPVISAEKAYHEQLTVAEITNACFEPANQMVKCDPRHGKYMACCMLYRGDVVPKDVNAAIATIKTKRTIQFVDWCPTGFKVGINYQPPTVVPGGDLAKVQRAVCMLSNTTAIAEAWARLDHKFDLMYAKRAFVHWYVGEGMEEGEFSEAREDLAALEKDYEEVGVDSTEGELDEENEY, from the exons ATG AGGGAATGCATCTCAGTCCACATTGGCCAAGCTGGTGTTCAGATCGGTAATGCTTGCTGGGAACTATACTGCCTGGAACATGGCATTCAGCCCGACGGTCAGATGCCGTCCGACAAGACCCTGGGCGGAGGAGATGACTCTTTCAACACCTTCTTCAGCGAGACAGGCGCTGGAAAACACGTCCCTAGAGCCGTGTTCGTAGACCTTGAGCCAACTGTTGTCG ATGAAGTCCGCACCGGCACGTACCGTCAGCTCTTTCATCCTGAACAACTTATCACTGGTAAGGAAGATGCCGCCAACAACTACGCGCGTGGTCACTACACCATCGGCAAAGAAATCGTCGATGTCGTCTTAGATAGGCTGAGGAAGCTAGCTGACCAGTGCACCGGTCTCCAG GGATTCCTGGTTTTCCACTCATTTGGAGGAGGCACCGGTTCCGGCTTCACCTCCCTACTGATGGAACGTCTATCCGTCGACTACGGAAAGAAGTCTAAACTAGAATTTTCTATCTATCCTGCACCACAA GTGTCAACGGCAGTTGTAGAGCCATATAATTCCATCCTCACGACCCACACAACCCTCGAGCACTCGGACTGCGCGTTCATGGTCGACAATGAGGCGATCTACGACATCTGCCGTCGCAACCTGGACATCGAGCGTCCCACCTACACCAACCTCAACAGACTCATAGGACAG ATTGTGTCGTCCATCACGGCATCCCTGCGCTTCGACGGTGCTCTCAACGTGGACCTTACTGAGTTCCAAACCAACTTGGTGCCGTACCCGCGCATTCACTTCCCGCTCGCCACATACGCACCCGTCATCTCCGCGGAGAAAGCCTACCACGAGCAACTCACCGTTGCGGAGATCACTAACGCTTGCTTCGAACCCGCCAACCAG ATGGTAAAATGCGACCCGCGTCACGGCAAATACATGGCCTGTTGTATGCTGTACAG AGGTGACGTAGTACCAAAGGACGTGAACGCCGCCATCGCTACCATCAAGACGAAGAGGACCATCCAGTTCGTTGACTGGTGCCCCACAGGTTTCAAG GTGGGCATCAACTACCAACCGCCGACCGTGGTACCAGGCGGCGATCTCGCCAAGGTGCAGCGCGCCGTCTGCATGTTATCCAACACCACCGCCATCGCAGAGGCTTGGGCCAG acTCGACCACAAGTTTGACTTGATGTACGCAAAGCGTGCTTTTGTCCACTGGTACGTTGGAGAGGGTATGGAGGAGGGAGAGTTCTCGGAGGCTCGCGAGGACTTGGCTGCCCTCGAGAAGGACTACGAGGAAGTAGGAGTTGACTCGACCGAGGGTGAACTCGACGAGGAGAACGAATACTAG